ATTTCTTCCTCCTTAGTATGTTATAAAAATTTTATAACCTTAATTTTTTATTTTTCTAACCCACCCCATAATGAGAAAATTGGCAAATAAATCGCCACTAAAACAACACCCACAAAAATACCAATCAAAATAATAGAAATCGGTCCAATGAGCGTAGTCAATTTATTAATCTGATAATCCACGTCTTCATCAACCATAGTAGCTGTAACTTTTAAGGCATTTGCTAACGATCCTGTCTCCTCGCCAATCGTAATTAAGCTTAATGCAAAATCTGGCATAATCTTTATTTTTCCAATGGCATCGCTTAGTCGCGCGCCTTTGCTTAGATACGCCTCAATCGAGGCAAGTTTTTCACTCAAAAACTGATTACCCGTGCTATGAGTCGAATCATGAAGCGTATCCATCAAAGAAACTCCACTCTCTAAAAGAACAGAAAACGTATGCAGAAATCGTGATAATGAAACATAAAAAATCAGCTGCCCTATGACAGGTATCCGTAAAGCATATTTGTCTGTCAAATAACGTCCCTTGCGACTCTTGCGAAACTTTTTAAATCCTATATGTATCATAATATAGATTCCAAGCAATATCCACCAAGTTTTAATAAAAAAATGAGAGATGTCAATTAACACTTGTGTCAAAAAAGGCATATCAACATTCATCTTTTTAAAAATTCCCTCAAACATCGGAATAAAAAATAAAAACATTCCAGCGACGACCAAAACAGCTAAACCAAAAACAATCGTCGGATACGTCAAAGCTTTTTTTAATTTCTGCGTAATGCCTTTTTGCCGAATCAGATGATCCATGATTTTATCTAAAGCAAATGCCAAAACACCGCCACGCTCTCCGACGGCAACTAAGCTAATATAGGTATCAGAAAAAACCGTAGGAAACCGCTTAAGCGCATTGGCCAAAGGCACGCCTTTAGACAAAAGTACACGTATTT
Above is a window of Candidatus Omnitrophota bacterium DNA encoding:
- a CDS encoding type II secretion system F family protein, with the translated sequence MKQFVYTAKDMAGKVLTGAVEAADRHAAIRMVSEKECFVISIKEVNRQKDLFQKSVTVDTVLAFTRKLKVMLESGIDLLMVLKILWSQTEDKAMQLVVSEIRVLLSKGVPLANALKRFPTVFSDTYISLVAVGERGGVLAFALDKIMDHLIRQKGITQKLKKALTYPTIVFGLAVLVVAGMFLFFIPMFEGIFKKMNVDMPFLTQVLIDISHFFIKTWWILLGIYIMIHIGFKKFRKSRKGRYLTDKYALRIPVIGQLIFYVSLSRFLHTFSVLLESGVSLMDTLHDSTHSTGNQFLSEKLASIEAYLSKGARLSDAIGKIKIMPDFALSLITIGEETGSLANALKVTATMVDEDVDYQINKLTTLIGPISIILIGIFVGVVLVAIYLPIFSLWGGLEK